A stretch of Chloracidobacterium validum DNA encodes these proteins:
- the coaE gene encoding dephospho-CoA kinase (Dephospho-CoA kinase (CoaE) performs the final step in coenzyme A biosynthesis.), with product MLRVGLTGGIAVGKSFVSSVLAELGCHVFDADHIARAVVEPGQPALAEIVAAFGPDVLTPTGTLDRARLGRLVFADAEARAKLNAIVHPHVHAEQDRRLREVEAQDPQGIAVVDAALLIESGGYRRFDVVVVVWCRPEIQLARLMARNGLSHAEATQRIAAQMPSEEKRRYADVEIDTSEGFEPTRRQVVALHDQLRAQAATTRLY from the coding sequence ATGCTGCGCGTTGGGTTGACGGGCGGCATCGCCGTCGGCAAGTCGTTTGTGTCCTCGGTCTTGGCCGAGCTTGGCTGCCATGTCTTTGATGCCGACCACATTGCGCGCGCCGTCGTCGAACCCGGCCAGCCCGCCTTGGCGGAAATCGTCGCGGCCTTTGGCCCGGACGTGCTCACGCCAACCGGCACGCTTGACCGCGCCAGGCTTGGCCGCCTTGTTTTCGCCGACGCCGAGGCGCGAGCCAAACTCAACGCCATTGTGCACCCGCACGTTCATGCCGAACAGGATCGCCGCTTGCGGGAAGTCGAAGCCCAGGACCCACAGGGTATTGCCGTGGTGGATGCAGCACTTCTCATCGAATCCGGCGGCTACCGCCGGTTCGATGTCGTCGTCGTCGTCTGGTGTCGCCCGGAGATTCAGCTTGCGCGGCTGATGGCGCGCAACGGTCTTTCCCACGCAGAAGCCACCCAGCGGATTGCGGCGCAGATGCCATCGGAAGAAAAACGCCGCTATGCCGATGTCGAGATAGACACGTCGGAGGGCTTCGAGCCGACCCGCCGGCAAGTCGTCGCCCTGCACGACCAGCTGCGCGCCCAAGCCGCGACGACCCGCCTTTACTGA
- a CDS encoding ribonucleoside-diphosphate reductase subunit alpha: protein MSESAAARQTEIAPSTMRVRKRNGSLEPVDVQKIVRAVGRCCAGLTNVDAIRIATKTIGGLYDGATTAELDRLSINTAAALIVEEPEYARLAARLLATYIHKEVRNQNIHSFSQSIAAGYELGLIADRVQAFVTEHSRKLNEAIADERDQAFEYFGLRTVYDRYLLKHPTARTVIETPQYFFLRVACGLARTVGEAIDLYRLLSSLEYMASTPTLFNAGTKHEQLSSCFLLDSPADDLAAIYQKYTDVALLSKFAGGIGLAYHRVRSKGSLIKGTNGHSNGIVPWLKTLDSSVAAVNQGGKRKGACCVYLEPWHADIEDFLELRDNTGDEARRTYNLNLANWIPDLFMRRVEEDEPWSLFDPKVVPHFPDLYGAEFEQAYVAAEEAKLYTRQVRARDLYQRMMRTLAQTGNGWMTFKDASNRKCNQTAQPGRAVHLSNLCTEIIEVTSAAETAVCNLGSLNLARYVDDGAFDFEKLARNVRTAVRQLDRVIDINFYPIPSAAESNQRWRPIGLGLMGLQDVFFQLRLPFDAPEALELSTRIQEDIYYHALATSCDLAETHGPHPAFPETRAAQGILQFDLWGITPPNPERWDALRERIRATGLRNSLLIAIAPTATIASICGCYEAIEPQVSNLFKRETLSGDFLQINRYLVADLKRLGLWNEAIRAKIKLADGSIQGIEEIPADIRNLYRTAWELPMRALIDMAAARGAYIDQSQSLNLFMESPSIGKLSSMYMYAWKQGLKTTYYLRSRPATGIAKATVSAAAGSEAPLSTPTPTDAEALACSLANPESCEACQ from the coding sequence ATGAGTGAATCCGCCGCCGCCCGCCAAACCGAGATCGCCCCGTCCACCATGCGCGTCAGAAAGCGCAACGGCAGCCTCGAACCCGTTGATGTCCAGAAGATCGTGCGCGCCGTCGGCCGCTGCTGTGCCGGACTGACCAACGTGGATGCCATTCGGATTGCCACGAAAACCATCGGCGGACTTTACGATGGCGCTACGACGGCCGAGCTGGACCGGCTTTCCATCAACACCGCCGCGGCGCTCATCGTCGAGGAGCCGGAATACGCCCGTCTTGCCGCGCGCTTGCTGGCAACGTACATCCACAAGGAAGTCCGCAACCAAAACATTCATTCGTTTTCACAATCAATTGCCGCCGGCTACGAACTGGGACTCATCGCCGACCGGGTTCAGGCCTTTGTCACCGAACACAGTCGAAAGCTCAACGAAGCCATTGCTGATGAGCGCGACCAGGCGTTTGAGTACTTCGGGTTGCGAACGGTCTATGATCGCTACCTGCTCAAGCACCCAACCGCGCGGACGGTCATCGAGACGCCCCAGTATTTTTTCCTGCGCGTGGCCTGCGGGCTGGCGCGGACGGTGGGCGAAGCGATTGATCTCTACCGCTTGCTTTCGTCACTGGAGTACATGGCGAGCACGCCGACGCTCTTCAACGCCGGGACGAAGCACGAACAGTTGTCGTCCTGCTTTCTGCTCGACTCGCCCGCCGACGATCTGGCGGCGATTTACCAGAAATACACCGATGTGGCGCTGCTGTCGAAATTCGCGGGCGGCATTGGGTTGGCCTATCACCGGGTTCGCTCGAAAGGCTCGCTCATCAAGGGCACCAACGGTCACTCCAACGGCATCGTCCCGTGGCTGAAAACCCTTGATTCATCCGTCGCGGCAGTCAACCAGGGGGGCAAGCGCAAGGGAGCCTGTTGTGTCTATCTCGAACCCTGGCACGCCGACATCGAGGATTTTCTTGAACTCCGCGACAACACCGGCGATGAAGCGCGGCGGACGTATAACCTCAACCTGGCCAACTGGATTCCTGACCTCTTCATGCGGCGGGTCGAAGAAGATGAGCCGTGGTCGCTGTTTGATCCAAAGGTCGTCCCACACTTCCCTGACCTGTATGGCGCGGAGTTTGAACAAGCCTACGTCGCCGCCGAGGAAGCCAAGCTCTATACCCGCCAAGTGCGGGCGCGTGACCTCTACCAGCGGATGATGCGCACGCTGGCGCAGACCGGCAATGGCTGGATGACCTTCAAGGATGCCAGTAACCGGAAGTGCAACCAAACTGCCCAGCCAGGACGGGCAGTTCACCTCTCGAACCTCTGCACCGAAATCATCGAAGTCACCTCAGCCGCCGAAACCGCCGTCTGCAATCTGGGTTCGCTCAACCTGGCGCGCTATGTGGACGACGGAGCGTTTGACTTCGAGAAATTGGCGCGCAATGTGCGCACGGCGGTGCGGCAGCTCGACCGCGTTATTGACATCAACTTTTATCCGATTCCATCGGCGGCCGAATCCAACCAACGCTGGCGCCCCATTGGGCTTGGGCTGATGGGCTTGCAGGATGTGTTTTTTCAGTTGCGTCTGCCCTTCGACGCCCCCGAAGCGCTCGAACTTTCGACCCGCATCCAGGAAGACATCTATTACCACGCCCTGGCGACCTCCTGTGACCTGGCCGAAACCCACGGCCCCCATCCGGCATTTCCTGAAACCCGCGCCGCCCAGGGCATCCTCCAGTTCGACCTGTGGGGCATCACGCCGCCCAACCCGGAACGCTGGGATGCCCTGCGCGAACGTATCCGGGCCACGGGCCTCCGCAATAGCCTGTTGATTGCCATCGCGCCAACCGCCACGATTGCCTCGATTTGCGGCTGCTACGAAGCCATCGAGCCGCAAGTCTCCAATCTGTTCAAACGCGAAACCCTGTCGGGCGACTTCCTCCAGATCAATCGCTACTTGGTGGCGGATTTGAAGCGGCTGGGTCTGTGGAATGAAGCCATTCGCGCGAAAATCAAGCTGGCTGACGGCTCGATTCAGGGCATCGAGGAAATCCCGGCCGACATTCGGAACCTCTACCGCACCGCCTGGGAACTCCCGATGCGGGCGCTCATTGATATGGCCGCCGCACGCGGGGCCTACATTGACCAGTCGCAGTCACTGAACCTGTTTATGGAATCGCCCAGCATCGGCAAGTTGTCCTCGATGTACATGTACGCTTGGAAACAAGGTCTCAAAACGACCTACTATCTGCGCTCGCGGCCGGCCACAGGCATCGCCAAGGCCACGGTCAGCGCAGCGGCTGGCTCAGAAGCTCCCCTCTCTACCCCTACGCCAACGGATGCCGAGGCTCTGGCCTGTTCATTGGCCAACCCGGAAAGTTGCGAAGCTTGCCAGTAA